From one Phycodurus eques isolate BA_2022a chromosome 6, UOR_Pequ_1.1, whole genome shotgun sequence genomic stretch:
- the gpr78a gene encoding G-protein coupled receptor 26 yields the protein MTIPEFLLEVSIVVMAVVSLVTNMSVLLCFTQSSELRSHVPGIFVLNLSFSNILLAFINMPTTFFGVAKSGEPFGNLFCQMVSFAETFLTTNSMLSMAALSLDRWIAVMFPLSYSSKMRLRDAILMVVYSCLQSLTFSLTQLLMDWGGYSHTYASCTVHLATEGRSQLAAYVTFTVLLHCSSFAFSLAVLCFSYLKVLRVAKSHCKRIDVITVQTLLLLVDIHPSVKERCLSEQKKRRQRATKKICIFIGSFIFCFSPYVITRLVELLPSVHIPQYWGITTKCLCYAKASSDPFVYCLLRHQYRKVLVRVISRFVRKDHYLLSASSWSSTFDTTEDTCARKT from the exons ATGACCATCCCCGAGTTCCTCCTGGAAGTGTCAATAGTGGTGATGGCTGTTGTCTCCTTGGTGACCAACATGTCAGTGCTACTGTGTTTCACTCAGAGCTCAGAGTTGAGGTCCCATGTCCCGGGAATCTTTGTCCTGAACCTGTCTTTCTCCAACATCCTCCTCGCTTTCATCAACATGCCTACCACCTTTTTCGGGGTGGCCAAAAGCGGAGAACCCTTTGGGAACTTGTTCTGCCAAATGGTCAGCTTTGCGGAGACCTTCCTCACCACCAACAGCATGCTGAGCATGGCGGCTCTAAGCCTGGACAGGTGGATCGCTGTCATGTTTCCTCTGAGCTATTCCAGCAAGATGCGCCTCCGGGATGCTATCCTGATGGTGGTCTACTCCTGCCTTCAGTCCCTCACCTTCTCTCTGACTCAGCTGCTCATGGACTGGGGAGGCTACAGCCACACGTACGCCTCATGCACCGTTCACCTGGCCACGGAGGGAAGGTCGCAGCTTGCCGCCTACGTCACCTTCACCGTGCTGCTCCATTGCAGCAGCTTTGCTTTCAGCCTGGCCGTGCTCTGCTTCTCCTACCTCAAAGTTTTGAGAGTGGCCAAGTCCCACTGCAAGAGGATAGACGTCATCACAGTGCAGACTCTGCTGCTGTTGGTCGACATTCACCCCAG TGTGAAAGAAAGGTGTTTGTCAGAACAGAAGAAGAGGAGACAGCGGGCCACGAAGAAAATTTGCATCTTCATTGGCTCGTTCATCTTCTGCTTTTCACCGTATGTCATAACAAG GTTAGTGGAGTTGTTGCCCTCTGTGCACATCCCGCAGTACTGGGGCATCACAACCAAATGTCTGTGCTACGCTAAGGCTTCTAGCGATCCATTTGTCTACTGTCTATTGCGGCACCAGTACAGAAAGGTCCTGGTTCGTGTCATCAGCCGCTTCGTGAGAAAGGATCATTACTTGCTTTCTGCCAGCAGCTGGAGCAGTACATTTGACACCACAGAAGACACTTGTGCTAGAAAAACATGA